A section of the Hevea brasiliensis isolate MT/VB/25A 57/8 chromosome 17, ASM3005281v1, whole genome shotgun sequence genome encodes:
- the LOC110672498 gene encoding 30S ribosomal protein S21, chloroplastic — protein sequence MEQSAMAISSLSSFFSSLQPSRSSAPTILSISSQQLRLPRITLSEWTPLVAASNPAPSFISLTTAGDSDILSVVCPSLAYAKTLHFKSGFNVQINVEENEPEDRILLRFRRAVMKAGILQECKRRRFFESSHDKKKRKARDAARRNRKRHPRKKAQGKKEAPKKEEKYNDEDDNWELPEGELPYC from the exons ATGGAACAATCGGCCATGGCGATCTCCTCTCTCTCCAGTTTCTTCTCTTCCCTCCAGCCCTCGAGATCATCGGCTCCTACTATTCTCTCTATTTCCTCTCAACAACTTCGGCTCCCTAGAATCACACTTTCTGAATGGACCCCACTAGTGGCCGCATCCAACCCGGCACCATCTTTTATTTCTTTGACTACCGCTGGTGACAGTGATATCTTGTCCGTGGTGTGTCCTTCACTGGCATATGCAAAAACTCTTCACTTCAAATCGGGGTTTAATGTGCAGATTAACGTGGAGGAGAACGAGCCTGAGGATAGAATACTCCTTAGGTTCAGGAGAGCTGTCATGAAGGCTGGTATTCTACAGGAATGCAAGAGAAGAAGGTTCTTTGAGAGCTCCCATgacaagaagaagagaaaagctaGAGATGCTGCTCGCAGGAACCGTAAGAG GCACCCGCGAAAGAAAGCGCAAGGCAAAAAGGAAGCACCAAAGAAGGAGGAGAAGTACAATGATGAGGATGATAACTGGGAACTTCCAGAAGGAGAACTTCCTTATTGCTAA
- the LOC110672524 gene encoding elongator complex protein 3, with translation MATAVISESKKAPRPGRGGYQAHGLSEEEARVRAIAEIVNSMVELSRKNLTVDLNAIKSAACRKYGLARAPKLVEMIAALPESDRESLLPKLRAKPVRTASGIAVVAVMSKPHRCPHIATTGNICVYCPGGPDSDFEYSTQSYTGYEPTSMRAIRARYNPYVQARSRIDQLKRLGHSVDKVEFILMGGTFMSLPADYRDYFIRNLHDALSGHTSANVEEAVAYSEHSATKCIGMTIETRPDYCLGPHLRQMLSYGCTRLEIGVQSTYEDVARDTNRGHTVAAVADCFCLAKDAGFKVVAHMMPDLPNVGVERDLESFREFFESPSFRADGLKIYPTLVIRGTGLYELWKTGRYRNYPPEQLVDIVARILAMVPPWTRVYRVQRDIPMPLVTSGVDKGNLRELALARMDDLGLKCRDVRTREAGIQDIHHKIKPEEVELIRRDYTANEGWETFLSYEDTRQDILVGLLRLRKCGRNVTCPELMGNCSIVRELHVYGTAVPVHGRDADKLQHQGYGTLLMEEAERIARREHRSTKIAVISGVGTRHYYRKLGYELEGPYMVKCLALH, from the exons ATGGCAACAGCAGTAATCTCCGAGTCCAAAAAGGCGCCGCGGCCGGGTCGGGGTGGATACCAAGCCCACGGCCTGAGTGAAGAGGAAGCCCGGGTACGAGCCATAGCAGAAATCGTCAACTCCATGGTGGAACTCTCGCGAAAGAACCTAACTGTGGACCTCAACGCTATTAAATCCGCCGCCTGCCGCAAGTACGGCCTTGCGCGAGCCCCAAAACTCGTGGAGATGATCGCGGCTCTTCCCGAGTCCGACCGCGAATCGCTACTTCCGAAGCTCCGCGCCAAGCCGGTTCGCACCGCCTCTGGAATTGCTGTCGTCGCCGTCATGTCGAAACCGCATCGGTGCCCGCATATTGCAACAACGGGAAATATTTGCGTTTATTGTCCTGGTGGGCCGGATTCAGATTTTGAGTACAGCACGCAGTCCTACACTGGTTATGAACCTACTAGCATGCGTGCAATTCGAGCCAG ATATAACCCATATGTTCAGGCTAGAAGCAGGATTGATCAACTTAAGcggttgggccacagtgtagatAAG GTCGAGTTCATATTGATGGGTGGTACGTTCATGTCATTGCCAGCAGACTACCGTGATTACTTTATAAGGAATCTTCATGATGCTTTGTCAGGACACACTTCTGCCAATGTTGAAGAGGCAGTTGCCTACTCTGAGCATAGTGCAACAAAGTGTATTGGCATGACAATTGAAAC gaggcCAGATTACTGCCTTGGACCTCATTTGCGTCAAATGCTTTCTTATGGTTGTACGCGATTGGAGATTGGAGTTCAAAGCACATATGAGGATGTTGCTCGGGATACTAATAGAGGACACACAGTAGCTGCTGTTGCTGATTGTTTTTGCTTGGCAAAGGATGCTGGTTTCAAG GTTGTTGCTCATATGATGCCTGATCTTCCAAATGTTGGGGTTGAGCGAGACTTGGAAAGTTTTCGAGAGTTCTTTGAGAGTCCTTCATTTAGAGCAGATGGGCTGAAAATTTATCCCACACTCGTAATTCGTGGAACTGGGCTTTATGAGCTCTGGAAAACTGGCAG GTACAGAAATTACCCACCTGAGCAACTTGTAGATATTGTAGCGAGAATCCTAGCCATGGTACCGCCTTGGACACGTGTCTATAGAGTTCAACGGGATATTCCTATGCCTTTGGTTACATCTGGGGTTGATAAGGGAAATCTTAGGGAGCTAGCTTTAGCTCGAATGGATGACTTGGGTTTGAAATGCCGTGATGTCCGTACGCGTGAGGCTGGAATCCAG GACATTCATCACAAAATTAAACCAGAAGAAGTTGAGCTCATTCGCCGAGATTATACAGCAAATGAAGGTTGGGAAACATTTCTTTCATACGAGGATACAAGACAG GATATCCTCGTTGGTTTATTGCGATTGCGAAAATGTGGTCGAAATGTTACTTGCCCAGAGCTCATGGGAAATTGCTCTATTGTTCGTGAGCTCCATGTTTATGGAACTGCTGTTCCTGTTCATGGGCGTGATGCAGACAAGTTGCAACACCAG GGTTACGGTACACTATTAATGGAAGAGGCAGAGCGGATTGCTCGCAGGGAGCATAGATCAACTAAAATAGCAGTGATTTCGGGGGTGGGAACCCGTCACTATTATAGGAAACTTGGCTATGAGCTTGAAGGCCCCTATATGGTTAAATGTCTTGCTCTACATTGA